A single Vulcanisaeta distributa DSM 14429 DNA region contains:
- a CDS encoding actin/actin family protein, with protein sequence MIDESKYKLNYVYAEDFGTGYFKYGPITLRDKPYMIQSRGLFLRDLPESIKLLVPKEVLERGVVVGDDIPKYLSSIRDAIRNLRYPLKDGVIRKEDEDSWKIVRELARYGFSQFFSDFARRPDFKGFFLVVALSALAPDYMRDRMIDVHKEIDEEFGGKLLQAVTIIDQPFAVAIAEKAVTCTVIEAGHGNIQLVPISYGPIREGIVALNRGGAEANAVTREVLKDSGYGDLAKDEYVVEVVKRAVGLVPRSLDDAIKKAREDPDRFAIKVRVNPLVEVELRDTAWMRFLIGEVIFNPRHDIFTSYMQQGRLVIEDATVGDMVFYGEMDIAEALITSIRKVPVEIQDKIMSTIILSGGAFNWSVPPGLEDVAVNSVDKVRLMVSERLPDLASKLSISIVKDPQFSVWKGAIIYGYALPSNVKWNERTKEGWYYLHQ encoded by the coding sequence ATGATTGACGAGAGTAAGTACAAGCTTAACTACGTGTATGCGGAGGACTTCGGCACTGGGTACTTTAAGTACGGCCCAATAACCCTGAGGGATAAGCCATACATGATACAGAGCCGTGGGTTATTCCTAAGGGATTTACCCGAAAGCATTAAGTTGCTTGTCCCCAAGGAGGTCCTTGAGAGGGGTGTCGTTGTCGGTGATGACATACCCAAGTACTTAAGTTCGATTAGGGATGCCATTAGGAACCTGCGATATCCGCTTAAGGATGGTGTTATTAGGAAGGAGGATGAGGATTCCTGGAAGATAGTCAGGGAGCTCGCCAGGTATGGATTCTCGCAATTCTTCTCGGACTTCGCCAGGAGACCCGACTTCAAGGGGTTTTTCCTCGTTGTTGCCTTATCGGCTTTAGCGCCCGACTATATGAGGGATAGGATGATCGATGTTCATAAGGAGATTGATGAGGAGTTTGGTGGTAAGCTACTTCAAGCTGTTACCATAATAGACCAGCCCTTTGCGGTGGCTATTGCTGAGAAGGCAGTAACATGCACTGTGATTGAGGCTGGGCATGGTAATATACAACTCGTGCCAATCAGCTACGGACCCATTAGGGAGGGTATAGTGGCGCTTAATAGGGGTGGTGCCGAGGCCAATGCGGTTACTAGGGAGGTTCTTAAGGATTCGGGGTATGGTGACCTGGCTAAGGATGAGTACGTGGTTGAGGTTGTGAAGAGGGCCGTCGGTTTAGTACCGAGGAGTCTCGACGATGCCATCAAGAAGGCTAGGGAAGACCCAGATAGGTTTGCCATTAAGGTTAGGGTTAACCCACTGGTTGAGGTTGAGTTGAGGGATACGGCGTGGATGAGGTTCCTGATTGGCGAGGTCATCTTTAATCCGAGGCATGATATATTCACGAGTTATATGCAGCAGGGTAGGCTCGTGATTGAGGACGCCACGGTAGGCGATATGGTGTTTTACGGTGAGATGGACATTGCCGAGGCGTTAATAACGAGCATTAGAAAGGTCCCCGTGGAAATTCAGGATAAGATAATGAGCACGATAATACTCAGTGGTGGTGCATTTAATTGGTCTGTACCGCCTGGCCTTGAGGATGTTGCCGTTAATAGTGTGGATAAGGTTAGGTTGATGGTTTCCGAGAGATTACCCGACCTAGCCAGTAAGTTGAGTATTAGTATTGTTAAGGATCCGCAGTTTAGTGTCTGGAAGGGAGCCATAATATACGGCTATGCGCTACCCAGTAATGTGAAGTGGAATGAGAGGACTAAGGAGGGTTGGTATTACCTTCATCAATAG
- a CDS encoding arcadin 1, whose protein sequence is MITIKGYVVSKTLVNDPTGGKMIAIQIVEERETPGPVITGTDETSQMMRDVMPLVQQLLRSMPMVGPLMSGKVPIPRLLIWLNEDEAEALGPRLDVGDAVEIRIDNGKLELVKV, encoded by the coding sequence ATGATAACAATAAAGGGTTACGTAGTAAGTAAGACATTGGTTAATGACCCAACAGGCGGCAAGATGATAGCAATACAAATTGTTGAGGAGAGGGAGACGCCTGGCCCGGTCATTACTGGTACTGATGAGACGTCGCAAATGATGAGGGATGTGATGCCCCTCGTTCAGCAGTTACTTAGGTCTATGCCTATGGTTGGTCCATTAATGAGCGGTAAGGTTCCAATACCAAGGCTCCTAATTTGGCTTAATGAGGATGAGGCTGAGGCATTAGGCCCTAGGTTGGATGTGGGTGATGCGGTGGAGATTAGGATAGATAACGGGAAGTTGGAATTAGTTAAGGTTTAA
- a CDS encoding DUF99 family protein → MGIDALVSKPGVRALGIAESFRLDLRYSILVGVVMRSDGVIDGVSLGRTTVGGLDATDAVISLYRSFSRNDIQLIMIDGCIISWYNIIDLERLSNELGLPIMCLTFEEPEGDVVNALRKLFPSDSDVRVRLYEKLGKPREMLLPGGLRIYVRFAGIDYRTARTIIRKFVREGKRPEPIRVARLIANALLNYVRAP, encoded by the coding sequence ATGGGTATTGACGCGCTTGTTAGTAAGCCTGGCGTAAGGGCCCTTGGTATTGCCGAGAGCTTTAGGCTGGATCTTAGGTATTCAATACTGGTTGGTGTTGTCATGAGGAGTGATGGTGTTATTGATGGTGTGTCGTTGGGTAGAACTACCGTTGGTGGTTTAGATGCTACGGATGCTGTAATAAGTCTGTACAGGTCGTTTAGTAGGAATGACATTCAGTTGATAATGATTGATGGGTGTATAATATCCTGGTACAACATAATCGACCTGGAGAGGCTGTCGAATGAGCTGGGCTTGCCAATAATGTGCCTGACCTTCGAGGAGCCTGAGGGTGATGTCGTAAATGCGCTGAGGAAGTTGTTTCCAAGTGATTCGGACGTGAGGGTGAGGCTTTATGAGAAGTTGGGTAAGCCTAGGGAGATGTTGTTACCTGGTGGTTTGAGGATTTATGTGAGGTTTGCAGGAATTGATTATAGGACTGCTAGGACGATAATCAGGAAGTTTGTTAGGGAGGGTAAGAGGCCTGAGCCAATTAGGGTGGCAAGGTTAATAGCGAATGCGCTACTTAACTACGTTAGAGCACCTTAA
- a CDS encoding GNAT family N-acetyltransferase: MGEEVRDITTKLSGREYIRGKDGRVFVLREFEITDLNTVVMINRRVLPENYPEFFFVEHYRSFPKAFIVAELNGNVVGYMMNRVEFGWSYIWRGKPTRKGHVISIGVLPEARRLGIAYNMMIRGMRAMKHFYGAEEVYLEVRVSNTPAINLYKKLNYKIVDLIKGYYHDGEDAYIMARSLEDFE; encoded by the coding sequence ATGGGAGAGGAGGTTCGGGATATAACGACTAAGTTGAGTGGTCGTGAGTACATAAGGGGTAAGGACGGTAGGGTGTTTGTGCTTAGGGAGTTTGAGATAACGGACTTGAATACGGTAGTAATGATAAACAGGAGGGTGCTACCCGAGAATTACCCTGAGTTCTTCTTCGTGGAGCATTATAGAAGCTTTCCCAAGGCCTTCATAGTGGCTGAGCTTAACGGTAATGTGGTTGGTTATATGATGAATAGGGTTGAGTTTGGCTGGAGCTATATCTGGAGGGGTAAACCAACCAGGAAGGGTCATGTGATATCCATTGGCGTACTACCTGAAGCGAGGAGGTTAGGCATTGCGTATAACATGATGATTAGGGGTATGAGGGCTATGAAACACTTCTACGGTGCAGAGGAGGTCTACCTGGAGGTTAGGGTTTCTAACACGCCCGCCATTAATCTCTACAAGAAATTGAACTATAAAATAGTCGACTTAATAAAGGGTTATTACCACGATGGTGAGGACGCATACATAATGGCTAGGTCACTCGAGGATTTTGAGTAG
- the albA gene encoding DNA-binding protein Alba translates to MSTPQQETTILVGKKPTTSYVIATVMSFNAGAKKVILKARGGAIARAVSTAVMIRDRFLPNQVRIADIKLLTDKVTGQGGKERSVAAIEIVLERV, encoded by the coding sequence ATGAGCACACCACAGCAGGAAACCACAATACTAGTGGGTAAAAAACCAACTACAAGCTATGTGATAGCTACGGTAATGAGTTTCAATGCGGGGGCTAAGAAGGTAATACTGAAGGCTAGAGGCGGTGCGATAGCCAGGGCAGTATCAACGGCGGTAATGATAAGGGATAGGTTCCTACCAAACCAGGTAAGGATAGCCGACATAAAGCTACTAACCGACAAGGTAACTGGGCAGGGAGGCAAAGAGAGATCCGTAGCAGCCATCGAAATAGTGCTTGAGAGGGTATAA
- a CDS encoding GTP-binding protein, which translates to MPIKTIKIVIAGPYGAGKTTFVKTLSEVLPIETDVPITKSSNDGKKSTTVAFDYGRMKVREDLVVHLFGVPGQERFSFMWKIIARGMHGYLFIVDSSSEEKVKEALGMYNFFRENFPSTPHVIAANKQDVPTAVDILTIKSILKVPYEVKVMPLIATNRRSALFVLVTLLEEIRSYLLEMTKND; encoded by the coding sequence ATGCCAATAAAGACAATAAAGATCGTGATTGCTGGCCCGTATGGTGCTGGTAAAACCACATTCGTTAAAACACTAAGTGAGGTGTTGCCTATCGAGACTGATGTTCCAATAACGAAGAGTTCAAATGATGGTAAGAAAAGTACTACGGTAGCTTTTGATTATGGTCGAATGAAGGTTAGGGAGGACCTAGTCGTGCATCTATTTGGCGTACCTGGTCAGGAGAGGTTTAGCTTCATGTGGAAGATAATTGCCAGGGGTATGCATGGCTACCTATTCATCGTTGATAGTTCAAGCGAGGAGAAGGTTAAGGAGGCGTTGGGAATGTATAATTTCTTCAGGGAAAACTTTCCATCAACGCCTCATGTGATTGCTGCGAATAAGCAGGATGTACCCACTGCCGTGGACATACTTACCATTAAGAGTATATTGAAGGTTCCCTATGAGGTTAAGGTCATGCCATTAATAGCTACCAACAGGAGGAGTGCATTATTCGTTCTCGTTACATTACTTGAGGAGATTAGGAGTTATCTCCTTGAAATGACTAAAAATGACTAA
- a CDS encoding AAA family ATPase — protein MKVRISELTIRDFRGFRGEHRVVFNDGINIIHGPVGSGKTSIVQAIEYALYGTQLEVKERVSKLADLINEDSNSSLVKLVLTNGVEIVRELKRSGETARESPIAMINGTRYKGDDVNPKIIEFLGVDDDDFERFVLVTHRTLEALVYGSITKRSIFIDKLFGLEILDNLNKSLPMSQLEELINRLRQRLASVKELPEIIVKYGSIEKAREKVRELREEIDKLRKEEEELSNTYNDLLKRREEILKNFKGVEEVYSNYIAIRIRRENLEQELERVGVKEVNETSIRLRLERLRDSLIEKLEEYALVKEADEVSKLVITNDNLAEAAENIYKAFEELAKLKDKLVEDREYLSNVRNDLEIQSESLKASLRELEARLSQEESRVREYRALVSKYGEPIKVRKDIEELRSRLEKLSSEESFRISLLNVLQYILSNHEERCPVCNRPLSEEDYENIKRRIEELSKGRNDEIEEIRNKLNELEKVLTNMETLLPIVNDYEATVERARDVRSRFEAVVSKLETIERSIRDIDRRIQALTRFVDEFRAEIDDIDRAISYLRKYRELNSLKQQEEELRQQLSNLGIDTKTVTSIEDQIRYLDERLTQVRAKLGDDSAELSRLELALSSLGFDKEDPSVLRRRLDFLEDFYNRLVRIRAGIREVQARVRDEMIKIVRDNVGAIFKLLYPYNDLEGAGIEVTVRDRGVVGVVSEYTLYAIRPGGRKVTISRLSDGQRLTITLSFLLSVYRATNHNVDFLLMDEPIPYVDVNIRRAFAALLTRFVSEGLVGQVIITTQSEDLVNDIVKAAEETNVKYSVIRLIKEGNERRIIQGTD, from the coding sequence GTGAAGGTTAGGATTAGTGAATTAACCATTAGGGACTTCAGGGGGTTTAGGGGCGAGCATAGGGTTGTCTTTAATGACGGTATTAACATAATCCATGGACCCGTTGGCTCCGGCAAAACAAGTATTGTTCAGGCAATTGAGTATGCACTCTATGGAACTCAATTGGAGGTTAAGGAGAGGGTTTCAAAGCTGGCTGACTTAATAAATGAGGACTCGAATTCTTCACTCGTTAAGCTTGTACTTACGAATGGTGTTGAGATAGTTAGGGAGCTTAAGAGGTCTGGTGAAACGGCGAGGGAAAGCCCCATCGCCATGATTAACGGCACTAGGTATAAGGGTGATGATGTCAATCCCAAGATCATAGAGTTCCTGGGCGTTGATGATGATGACTTTGAGAGGTTCGTGCTAGTCACACATAGGACCCTTGAGGCGTTAGTCTATGGTAGTATCACGAAGAGGAGCATATTCATTGATAAGTTATTTGGGCTTGAGATTCTCGATAATTTAAATAAGTCATTACCCATGTCTCAGCTTGAGGAATTGATTAATAGACTTAGGCAGAGACTCGCCAGTGTTAAGGAGCTCCCTGAAATAATAGTTAAGTACGGCTCCATTGAGAAGGCGCGGGAAAAGGTTAGGGAGTTGAGGGAGGAAATTGATAAGTTGAGGAAGGAGGAGGAGGAACTCAGCAATACATACAATGACTTACTAAAAAGGAGGGAGGAAATACTGAAGAACTTTAAGGGTGTTGAGGAGGTATATAGTAATTATATCGCTATTAGGATTAGGAGGGAGAACCTTGAGCAGGAGCTTGAGAGGGTGGGCGTTAAGGAGGTTAATGAGACGAGCATTAGGCTTAGGCTTGAGAGACTTAGGGATTCGTTAATTGAGAAGCTTGAGGAGTACGCACTTGTTAAGGAGGCTGATGAGGTTAGTAAATTAGTGATAACTAACGATAACCTAGCCGAGGCCGCCGAGAATATATACAAGGCCTTTGAGGAGCTCGCCAAACTTAAGGATAAACTGGTTGAGGATAGGGAGTACCTTAGTAATGTTCGTAATGATCTCGAGATCCAGTCCGAGTCATTGAAGGCATCACTTAGGGAGCTTGAAGCGAGGCTTTCACAGGAGGAGTCCAGGGTTAGGGAGTATAGAGCATTGGTTAGTAAGTATGGCGAGCCGATTAAGGTTAGGAAGGACATTGAGGAGTTGAGGAGTAGGCTTGAGAAGCTTAGTTCCGAGGAGAGCTTTAGGATATCGTTACTAAATGTCTTACAGTACATACTGAGTAATCATGAGGAGAGGTGCCCTGTCTGCAATAGGCCGTTAAGTGAGGAGGATTATGAGAACATTAAGAGGAGGATTGAGGAGTTATCGAAAGGTCGTAACGACGAAATTGAGGAAATAAGGAATAAACTGAATGAGCTGGAGAAGGTATTGACAAACATGGAGACCCTGTTACCTATCGTTAATGATTATGAGGCCACCGTTGAACGTGCGCGGGATGTCAGGTCCAGGTTTGAGGCTGTGGTCTCAAAGCTTGAGACAATTGAGAGGTCCATTAGGGATATTGATAGGAGGATTCAGGCGCTTACGAGGTTTGTTGATGAGTTTAGGGCTGAAATTGACGATATTGATAGGGCAATTTCATACCTAAGAAAGTATAGGGAGCTTAATTCCCTGAAGCAGCAGGAGGAGGAGCTTAGGCAGCAACTCAGTAATCTCGGTATTGACACGAAGACCGTAACAAGCATTGAAGACCAGATTAGGTATCTCGATGAGAGGTTAACCCAGGTTAGGGCCAAATTAGGTGATGACTCAGCGGAGTTAAGTAGGCTTGAGCTTGCACTGTCGAGCCTTGGCTTCGATAAGGAGGACCCATCAGTACTCAGGAGGAGACTTGACTTCCTTGAGGACTTCTATAACAGGCTGGTTAGGATTAGGGCTGGTATTAGGGAGGTTCAGGCAAGGGTTAGGGATGAGATGATTAAGATTGTTAGGGATAACGTTGGCGCAATTTTCAAGCTGCTATACCCATACAATGACCTTGAGGGGGCGGGCATTGAGGTTACGGTTAGGGATAGGGGCGTTGTTGGGGTGGTCAGTGAATATACGCTCTACGCCATCAGACCTGGCGGTAGGAAGGTTACAATATCCAGGTTGAGTGATGGGCAGAGGCTGACAATAACCCTCTCATTCCTATTGAGTGTTTATAGGGCCACTAATCATAATGTCGACTTCCTGCTAATGGATGAACCAATACCTTACGTTGACGTGAACATTAGGAGGGCCTTTGCGGCATTATTAACCAGGTTCGTTAGCGAGGGCTTGGTTGGGCAGGTAATAATCACGACACAGTCGGAGGATTTGGTTAATGATATTGTGAAGGCGGCTGAGGAGACTAATGTTAAGTATAGTGTTATCAGGCTTATTAAGGAGGGTAATGAGAGGAGGATTATTCAGGGAACCGATTAA
- a CDS encoding signal peptidase I yields MDIGHILTILILTSLFVIPWAVVSSYSMEPTLEVGDLVVMIPPSQPCSSLVGHVAIYYSPEFNDYIVHRVIAINNAQKCTYVFKGDANPVPDPYSVPYGNIVGVVVLVIPQLGLLSLSYRTFTAALYILGLIILVIIPAYLLDK; encoded by the coding sequence ATGGACATAGGGCATATATTAACTATACTCATATTAACATCGCTATTTGTAATACCGTGGGCAGTCGTTAGTTCGTATTCAATGGAACCAACGCTTGAGGTTGGGGATTTAGTCGTAATGATACCACCAAGTCAACCCTGTAGCTCGTTAGTAGGTCATGTGGCGATCTACTACTCACCTGAATTTAATGATTACATAGTGCATAGGGTAATTGCCATCAATAACGCGCAGAAATGCACATACGTCTTTAAGGGTGATGCGAACCCAGTGCCTGACCCATATTCAGTACCTTACGGTAATATTGTCGGTGTTGTTGTCCTTGTAATACCACAGTTAGGTCTCCTAAGTCTTTCGTACAGGACATTTACGGCTGCACTGTACATACTAGGTCTCATTATCCTGGTAATTATTCCTGCATACCTGCTTGATAAGTAA
- a CDS encoding cyclophilin-like family protein, which produces MESELILEVKDLGNIVIKLEPALSPLTYARLGKSLPIRANAIKYSQVILIPLDLGLVSEGKRTSLKPYEVGYWVKKRSLVIALGNVDLGEQVNVLGYVINGAELLGKLNGGYSIRISIR; this is translated from the coding sequence ATGGAGAGTGAGTTAATCCTTGAGGTTAAGGATCTTGGAAACATAGTGATTAAGTTGGAGCCAGCTCTGTCACCACTGACCTACGCCAGATTAGGTAAGTCATTACCAATCAGGGCGAATGCAATTAAATATAGCCAAGTCATATTGATACCCCTGGATTTAGGCCTAGTGAGTGAGGGTAAAAGAACTAGTTTAAAGCCGTATGAGGTTGGTTACTGGGTTAAGAAGAGAAGCCTAGTAATCGCCCTAGGTAATGTTGATCTTGGTGAGCAGGTGAATGTGTTAGGTTACGTAATTAACGGTGCCGAACTTCTTGGTAAATTGAATGGTGGTTATTCCATAAGGATCTCGATTAGGTAA
- the thsA gene encoding thermosome subunit alpha, whose amino-acid sequence MSSGTQQRGGVPVMVLKEGSQRTTGADARRSNIMAAKVIAEILSTSLGPRGMDKMLIDAFGDVTITGDGAAILKEMEVQHPAAKLLIEVAKAQDAEVGDGTTTAVVLAGRLLELAEELLDEGIHPTIIIDGYKKAMDYAIQVANEIAQPINVEDKNQLALVAMNSLSSKIVAEARDYLAKIAVDASAIAVEKIGDKYNLDLDWIKIEKKKGQSLFETQLIQGIVLDKEVVHPGMPKRVVNAKIAVLDAPLEIEKPEWTTKISVSSPQQIKAFLEEESNILKSYVDKLAEIGANVVITQKGIDEVAQHYLAKKGIMAVRRVKRSDIEKLAKATGAKIVTSIKDIRPEDLGTAGLVEERKVGEEKMVFVEQCPNPRAVTILLRGAADRILDEAERSMQDALHVIRDLYREPKIVPGGGAFEMEIARRLREWGRKLPGKEQLAVLKFAEALEHIPTILALTAGLDPVDAIAELRRRHDAGEVDAGVDVLSGKVANMAKINVVDPLLVKTHVIRSAAEAAIMILRIDDIVAAAQTKTGGTGKSKTESGGEESESKSSE is encoded by the coding sequence ATGAGCAGCGGTACACAGCAGAGGGGAGGAGTACCAGTGATGGTTCTTAAGGAGGGTTCACAAAGAACAACCGGCGCAGATGCAAGGAGAAGCAACATAATGGCTGCCAAGGTAATTGCCGAAATACTATCGACAAGCCTAGGCCCTAGGGGTATGGATAAGATGCTCATTGATGCCTTTGGTGACGTAACAATAACGGGCGATGGAGCCGCAATACTAAAGGAGATGGAGGTTCAACACCCAGCTGCTAAGCTACTAATTGAGGTTGCCAAGGCCCAGGACGCGGAGGTTGGTGATGGAACAACAACGGCGGTTGTGCTGGCAGGCAGGTTGCTGGAACTTGCGGAGGAGCTCCTTGACGAGGGTATTCACCCGACAATAATCATTGATGGTTATAAGAAGGCCATGGATTACGCAATACAAGTCGCCAATGAGATTGCACAGCCAATAAATGTTGAGGACAAGAACCAACTGGCCCTAGTCGCAATGAACTCATTAAGTAGTAAGATCGTTGCCGAGGCCAGGGACTACCTAGCGAAAATTGCCGTTGATGCATCCGCCATAGCCGTGGAGAAAATCGGCGATAAGTATAACCTCGACCTAGACTGGATTAAGATCGAGAAGAAGAAGGGCCAGTCACTCTTTGAGACCCAGCTAATACAGGGTATTGTGCTTGATAAGGAGGTTGTTCACCCAGGGATGCCCAAGAGGGTTGTTAACGCTAAGATCGCAGTCCTAGATGCGCCGCTTGAGATTGAGAAACCTGAGTGGACTACGAAGATATCAGTCTCATCGCCACAGCAGATAAAGGCATTCCTTGAGGAGGAGTCCAACATACTGAAGTCCTACGTTGATAAGCTCGCCGAGATCGGCGCTAATGTAGTTATAACGCAGAAGGGAATTGACGAGGTTGCCCAGCACTACCTGGCTAAGAAGGGTATTATGGCTGTTAGGAGGGTTAAGAGGAGCGACATTGAGAAGCTTGCTAAGGCCACTGGAGCTAAGATAGTTACCAGTATTAAGGATATAAGGCCCGAGGACCTTGGCACTGCTGGGCTTGTTGAGGAGAGGAAGGTTGGTGAGGAGAAGATGGTGTTTGTCGAGCAGTGTCCGAACCCGAGGGCAGTCACGATACTACTTAGGGGTGCAGCGGATAGGATCCTTGATGAGGCCGAGAGATCAATGCAGGATGCGCTTCATGTAATTAGGGACCTATACAGGGAGCCTAAGATCGTACCTGGTGGTGGAGCCTTTGAGATGGAGATTGCGAGAAGACTTAGGGAGTGGGGTAGGAAGTTACCTGGCAAGGAGCAGTTAGCCGTGCTTAAGTTTGCCGAGGCCCTTGAGCACATACCAACAATACTAGCCCTAACCGCCGGTTTAGACCCAGTGGATGCAATTGCTGAGTTAAGGAGGAGGCATGATGCTGGTGAGGTTGATGCTGGCGTTGATGTGTTAAGCGGTAAGGTCGCGAATATGGCTAAGATAAATGTCGTTGACCCACTCCTAGTTAAGACGCACGTAATTAGGAGTGCCGCTGAGGCAGCAATAATGATACTTAGGATTGACGATATTGTAGCCGCAGCCCAAACAAAGACAGGTGGTACCGGCAAGTCAAAGACCGAGAGCGGCGGAGAGGAAAGCGAGTCGAAATCGTCTGAATAA
- a CDS encoding dihydrodipicolinate synthase family protein, producing MEGIFVALAIPFKNGKLDEESLARHVDSLTKAGVDGFYPFGTTSQGPYLTLEERREALEVISRNTNRQLMVHVFSFNWQDVVETVRLAEKYGAVAISSIPPTYYRPDYETLRRYYEKLSQLTKLPIFIYNIPQNTGFNVTPDLIARLLSDGVKIAGVKDSTGDITQIMGHVRLGITVLNGADSTILPALMVGAKGCISAMANVLPEVMREMFNDFRAGRLQSAMEKQDLIAKVRELIRDYPGVDGYYRLVHLLRYDFGTVKEPYLRPLSEAEVQKLRDGLIRLGLKPRV from the coding sequence ATGGAGGGCATATTCGTAGCACTGGCAATACCCTTTAAAAACGGTAAATTAGACGAGGAATCCCTCGCAAGGCACGTTGACTCATTAACGAAGGCAGGCGTTGACGGCTTCTACCCATTTGGCACAACCAGCCAGGGACCATACCTAACACTTGAGGAGAGGAGGGAAGCCCTGGAGGTCATTTCCAGGAATACGAATAGGCAGTTGATGGTCCACGTCTTCTCATTTAATTGGCAGGACGTGGTGGAGACCGTGAGGCTCGCCGAGAAGTATGGCGCTGTGGCCATCTCATCAATACCGCCAACCTACTATAGGCCGGATTATGAAACACTGAGGAGGTATTACGAGAAGCTGTCTCAATTAACGAAGTTACCAATATTTATTTACAACATACCGCAGAACACGGGCTTTAATGTAACGCCAGACCTAATAGCGAGGCTGCTCAGTGACGGCGTTAAAATAGCGGGTGTTAAAGATAGTACTGGCGACATAACGCAGATAATGGGCCACGTTAGGCTAGGTATAACGGTACTTAATGGTGCAGACTCCACAATACTGCCTGCGCTCATGGTTGGGGCAAAGGGCTGCATATCGGCGATGGCTAATGTACTTCCGGAGGTCATGAGGGAGATGTTCAATGACTTCAGGGCCGGTAGGTTGCAGTCCGCCATGGAGAAGCAGGACCTTATAGCCAAGGTTAGGGAGCTAATTAGGGATTACCCAGGCGTTGATGGTTACTACAGGCTAGTCCACTTACTCCGTTATGATTTTGGAACTGTTAAGGAGCCATACCTAAGGCCGTTAAGTGAGGCCGAGGTGCAGAAACTCAGGGATGGATTAATAAGGCTGGGTTTAAAGCCGAGGGTCTAA
- a CDS encoding DNA-directed RNA polymerase subunit K: MSSSNQASNSILKEDTLASILNTISDLIKGKLTYPPRITKYELARIVAARAKQLAMGAQPLINPQELGTFDPIDIAMEEVRRGLLPFIIVRTLPNGKHVRIKLKDLLNLSREFDVKI, encoded by the coding sequence ATGTCATCATCAAATCAAGCCTCGAACTCAATCCTTAAGGAGGATACATTAGCGAGCATTTTAAACACAATTAGTGACTTAATTAAGGGTAAGCTAACATATCCACCCAGGATAACTAAGTATGAACTTGCCAGGATAGTGGCGGCAAGGGCAAAGCAATTAGCCATGGGAGCTCAACCACTCATTAATCCACAGGAGCTGGGTACGTTCGATCCAATAGACATAGCGATGGAGGAGGTTCGTAGGGGATTACTTCCATTTATCATAGTTAGGACATTGCCGAATGGAAAGCATGTAAGGATTAAACTTAAGGACTTACTTAATTTAAGCAGGGAGTTTGATGTAAAGATATAA